The genomic region tatcttcgttttggatcaagtacaaggtattgttattacagagaaagagaaatgattctcaaaatttgaattatttctttaaaacagagTCTACAGAAGATgacatttctgtaattcaaagctttctggataactggtttccagataactgatcctatacctgtagttaaaaACAAGTTTCTTCTTAACAGAATGTACATTTTGTCTCTGAACTGTCCCACTATGTCCTGGCTCTGtcatgatacattttaaagggaccctgtcatgatttttatggtgttgtttttatttctaaattacacagtttacactgcaaataattcactctactgtataaaatttcattcctgaaccagcaagtgtatttttttattttttttttaagtaccaTAATAATATTGgtgcaggcagccatcttaggttattttacctggtcatgtgctttcagaaagagccagcactttaggatgcaaTTGCTTtctggctgttgtttctcctactcaatgtgactgTGTCGCAGCGGGATCTggatttcactattgagtgctgttatatctaccagggagctgttaccttgtgttagggagctactatctggttaccttcagatcacaagtcactggggtcagctgggaaactgagatGTCTAGCCAcctgtcagatttaaaaattaaatataaaaaaaaatatttttgctcttttgaggaacgaatttcagtgcagaattctgctgtagcagcactattaagtgatgcattttgaaaaaaaaaaatgtttttctgtgacagtatcccttaaggatAGAAGGTATTGAGGGGCTGAGACATGTCTCAGTTCTCTTGGAAGCTGAGAACTCAGACAGTTCTCTTGGAAGCTGACGTGTTGCTGAATGTTCAGCAATTCAGTGGTCCCATGCCTACGGGTCAGATTAAATTTATAAGTAAGTCTTATAGTGGATGAATTCTGTTCTGCAAGctaaaatattgtattatgcCTTCTTAGACCACACACCTGGGTTTTCAGCACATTCCAAAATAGAGAGGCCCTGACAGGCTGGATatgcagtgctgcactttttttgtaaatattttggcACAGTGTATGATTTGATTTTTCTGCATTGTGTATTTAGTTCTAACTGGTTTTCTGGTAGACCCTTTGCGTAGTTGTGAGGTTACAATGTATCCATAGACTAAAAAGCATatgccatgcaagtctatggccgtcatttctgcggcgaaacaaggccaAGGACATCCCTAGTGTAGACTCTATCAACCAGCAACAGAACAGTAACTTTTCTCAGAGGAGATGTTGCCCGTGGTAAAGTCTATCCTACCTTGCAACAAAAAAAGGCTCCaaatatgcctttccttttaCTTAAATGTAGATTAGTGCATGTAAAACAATTTACAGCTTAATCGCTGAAAAAACATGGAATACTGTAATTTGCTTTTTTAAGCGTTATTGGATTTTCAGTCCTGGGGAACTTCTGTCAAATCAGCTATCTCTCACTGAGtctgcaaatgtattttaaaatatctatATTGCCCAACCATCTCACTTTTTGTTTCCACCGTTATACTCCATTACCAGTATTTCAGATTCATTGCCATCTCTTCATGATCTAACCTATAGTTTGACATGATGGTCTTGTCTGTACCAAAGAGACCAGTACAAGAGCTGTTTGTTTTGGCAGTGGCAAACCGAGTATTGGGTGTCTGCGTGCTGAGATGTTAGAGATGGAAATCTTTAAACCAAAACTTAAGTCATCTTTACACCTTTTGCAACTTGTTTTTAAGCTTTCAAACCTATGTATTTTATCTTCTCTTTCTTTTAAGGACATGCATGCTACAGACCTTTGGTTTGCATATTTGTGGCCTTTCGATCCCATTTATGTGGCCTTTCGATTTTGTGGTATTTTTAAGGCTTTTTGAGAAACCTACAATAGATGTAGACCCCAAAATAGGTTGAGTATCACTATTTTACCTGATCTGTAATATGAATTCCTATGAATTGGTTTAGCATATAGGAGTAAAGACTTTTTAGCAGTTATTTAGAAAGTTGTCACAAATAAATCTTTTATAGCAGTTAAACCTTCCTGGGTTCCACACAAGTCTGTTTAGGTTATCCCTTAGTGTTCTGAACAAAGCTCCCAGCAGGTTGTCATGAGTTGTCTTCTACAGCAAAGGCAATGGATTTGAGCTTCCTACTGGCTAAAGTTGGGTGAGCTCAGTTTTTTTGCTGATGTCAGTGTCTTACATTTATTTGGATAACAGATGATTTCATTTTTGCTATTTAATCTCATTGTGcttattgtttcttttattataatactgggcataaacttacattttatttgaacattttctAGGCTCCAAGCGTAATTCATTGACTCCTAAGATCACAACCATAGCATGCCCAGGATGTTTGCACGATGTAGATCTTGGAGAACGTGGGATCAATGGCCTTTTTCGTAACGTTACTTTGGAAACTATTGTGGAACGTTACAGACAAGCAGCCCGAGCAGCTACTGCCATCATGTGTGACTATTGCAAACCTCCAGCTCAGGAATCTACCAAAACATGCATGGATTGCAGTGCTAGCTTCTGCAATGAGTGCTTTAAAATCAACCATCCATGGGGCACCATCAAAGCTCAGCATGAATATGTTGGACCATCAAATCAATTTAGGCCAAAGGTAGGTTATTTTGAATTAAACTTCAACTTTATGGGTTGGTAAGTCTATTTCAGTCTGCTCTAACAgtaatttctttaataaactcctCTCTGATTTGTTTCATTTCAATAACAACAATAGATGTCTGAAGTGACCAGACTGGTTCATGCATTCAGATTAAAAAATAGACATTGCTTCATTTGCTTGTAGTCAAGACTTGCAGGCTATGTGGACAGCAATATGAGTAATTGTAATgttcagcattttatttttaccttggtTGGACTTTCTATAGATGGTCATTTCCCCAATAattcatatttgcatatttaaatagaATTTAATTCAGATCCAGTACCCGGCCTTAGGGACATCTGCTAGTATACCGTATGAGTAAAATCTATTGCTTGATCTCGCCTGCTTCTGCCTGTAGTCACCTTCTCCCTGCCTGCTCTCCGCCTaccactttacttttttttttttttttggtggggccgtgatgagagagaatttttttctttGGGTTGATAATATAGGAGGCCCattcatcaaaggttgaatttcgaattcatgtgattttttttttttttaaattcaaatatactcaaaattcgactgggaggttgtttaagaaaaaatttgatcgCATTCGATTTGTACAAACcgattttttttctcagaataaaaactcgaatgtcaggaaggctattaacatctccaaatggctcaacgcaCACCTcttgccatttacttctacatgaactcggcaggttttcggtggcaaatattcgaattgggactgttttcatggtcgaggtgtgatacatcTGACAGTCGAACTTACATTCAAAGGGGGGATTAAATTGTGTGAcatttgacaccaaaaaaaaaattttaatttgattttgaatttactattcgacccttaataaatctgcccttaggtgTATATGTACAGTAGGACCTCCCTAGTAAATACCATAAATCAATATATCCAAGAATGCAGGTATTACATAACAATTAATGTCTAATTTATGTTAAATGCTAATTTTCCTTCATACCTACATGAAAAAGGGCGGCgtgaaaaactgaaagtgtttcaaagtatttaaaatataatgtgctgctgccctgcactggtaaaacattttgtgtttgctttagataCACTGCTATAGTTTAAACAAATCtgttgtatagccatgggggctgccattcaagctgacaaaaagaagaaaaggcacaggatacacagcagattacCGATAAAACACTAACACAACTATACAGcaacttgttaatataaactatagtagtctttctgaagcaaatttaCAGCTTATACCAGTGCATTGTAACAGTATATTAaatctttattactttaaaaaagcacattcattttttggtgttactgtttctttaatcacGCGGCCGGAAATCACCTCTGCAGCGAGAGGTTATTAGACTACAGCAGATCATAATTTATAGATTGTCCGGCTACCAGTCACAATTCACTTTCAGTTGAAGTTGGTGCAAAGAAAATGCAGTAACCTCATTTTAATTATTACCCATGCAGTTTTAGTAAATCCTGCCTGTAGAAAGGCTTTTGTGTTTAAATGACAGATACGTGACAAGCTTGTATATGTGCAAGATTACTATCCAAAACCACTTGCTCTTTTTTAGCCCAGATATAACTGGAATTCAGTGTTCCTCTGGAATTTTCCAAGCAATATACAAAACTACTTGCATGGGGCTAGTCCAGTGGTAACTTTAGCAATGCAGTGTGCAACCTCTGTATGTGGGGGGAGTGTATGCAGAGAATTACTATTGCTACTATTAGCTGTTTTCACTAATTGTTTCTACTTATACTCTCTTTATATGTGCCAGCATTAATTCCTTATGGGGAAGACGCTGTGCTACAGTAAATTCCTGTTTCAGAATGTTGCTGGCAAAAACTTCTAATTTTAGAATCTTCTCCGTAATGGCTGCAGAAATGAGTGATAGAATAATGTCCTGCACCATATATGGCTTTCCAGCAGTACGTGTATGTAGTGATCCGAGCTGGAAGCTACCAGAGCCTCACTGAAATGTTAATATTCATTGTTTATCAGATAAAAAATCATTGCAGCTGAGTAGTAAATTGAGATGGCTGTTATTTCTGTAAAACACTCTTGAGAGGAAACGGGCAAAAAAGTTTTTCAGCAACAGGCATAGAGGGCCCTCTAGAGcacaaactatgaaaaaaatactgttgttgcataattttatttttgttccctTTCAGTATTATGCAGCTGTGGTGCTTTTCACAGTTACAACAgcggttttatttataaatatatttattgtccaTTTCTGGTGCTAACAAGAATGTCTATTTCCTAGCATACTGTGTGGAGAGCACAACAATATGGCAGCAGGCTGCACTGTCTAGACATAGTTCTCACTACACCACTGGGCAGCTCCCAGTGTCAGCCCCATCCCAAATTAGACCTCTGGTATTTAAAGAAGGATTAATATTAGGGCTTTCTGTAGTTCTGTTCATCATTAGTATGTTGTTGTGTTTTgggtataaaggtggccatacacgggccgataaaagctgccgacagaccgtgtcggcagcttattgacccgtgtatggggcccccgatgggcttcaccAATccgatcttgatcggatgggacgaaaaatcccgtcggatcgcgggcgcatctgttcgttgatgcgatccgacCCCCATTTCCCattcgttatgatccgatcgttggtccctagggcccGCAATCGGATCAGCTCGATTGCTGgatcatatatattatttatatatatatatatatatatgtatacaaaggCTTAGGCACACACTGCTTAAACAATTACCTAGGTGCTGTACAGAAGAATTGTATATTCGATCCctctggggatcgaaacgtcgatctaataAACAagcatttttgaagaaaaatcctggtgtgcgtcagcattttggagcgtatatatatatatatatatatatatatatatatatatatatatatatatatatatatatatatatatatatatatatatatatatatatatatatatatatatatatatatatatatatatatatatatatatatagtctaccCCCACGGCCTGATTTATTCTGTTCAGAATCTCATGGGGTAATTCTAACCAAATTGCTTCCATTTCTAGGTCCTAATGTGCCCAGAACACGAAATGGAGAAAGTAAACATGTACTGTGAAATCTGTCGGAGGCCTGTTTGCCACTTGTGTAAACTGGGAGGAGCACACGCAAACCACAAAGTCACTACAATGAGCACTGCTTATAAAACACTGAAGGTAAGCTACTTTTCCCTCTTTGCAAATGCTCTAGTGCCACATGGGAGCTGAAATCTGGCTGCTGAAATACTCTGTCcgaaaatcagcccctacacgGGCAGTAGCCAACTCTTCTGTTTGCATCCAGATCCATTGTGTCAGCTCTGGTGTGAACACTGTTGAACACTGaacaaaaatgcaaagtcttgtgtTTTTTCTCCGAAATCAGCAGTGTCTGTTGAGCTAATTTTTTTGTCAGGTTTCACCGTGAAAAAGACACccaaagactccaatgggtgaaaacaaTTTGTCGCCCACAATTTGTCAATGCATTTTTtcacgtttcgctaattttcattgaatgggtcagatttgcccatcactacataacaGTTCTGGATATGAATGGTGGTTTAGCCTAAATGTATAGTTCAGGTTTGGTGCATCTATAATGCTAATTATGATAAAGCTTTGATAATACTTTTGTTTACTCTGTTCAGTAGAAGATAATGAGAAGCAGGAGCCTTCCCAACTAGTGTGTTCATGGGCAATTTATTGGAGGTAGTTAGATTTattggtgaatttttgaatgtacCAGAAACAAGAAGGCAATATACACTGCACAGTAGATATTAAGATTACTTTTGCATAGATTATCCCCCTGCATATAGGATGACTtcttatctgtgcactggtaatattATTTCAAGAACCAAAAATGGAGCAGTTTAGCTCAAGATGTAACAAAAAAACACGAGTTTTTATGCCTTTTTCATCTGCCTTGTGTTAAACAACGGGGCATACTTCCCGTTTAATTGAAACATTTCTGTAGTTTGTCATTTTTTAACataattgcaatttaaagcaCTATTTGTGTATGCCTTTATGTTCTCTGGTAGAATTCATTTCTCCAGATCTGACCAGaagccttctgctacattgtttcaggagtcagaactagaTGTGCAGAGACTAAAAACAGCCAGCCAGTTACTTCTTTCAATAGTAATTGCTTTTACAAACAAACTGCAAAACCACTGAACGTTTCTAGTATATTGCAAACTTGCTTAATAATACCTTAGACTTCATTAAAACACAACAGTTTTTGGTGGGGAGATCCCCTTTCATTTACTCAgttcaataatttttatattaaagagTAATGACTGTTAAAAGTTTGTGCTTCATGTTTAACATTTACTACTTACAGGAGAAACTTACAAAAGGCATCAGTTATCTTATTAGCAAGGAAAGCCAAGTAAAGGATCAAATATCTGAACTGGAGACACTGATAGAACAAACAGAGGTAATACTTGTGCAAGTCTTGATGTCTGCTTGGTGGCGGGACTGCAACTTTATGTCATTGGCAGTGTTTCtagaaacaaagttttttttttgttttttttattgcagaaaaatTAGGATTGCTTgcctaaaatggactctatgggaaatttcctgtaattcagcactttctatatacaggtattggacctgttatacggaaatctgatatccagaaagctctgaattgtggaaaggccgtttcccatagactccgtttaaatccaaataatccaaagattttttgatttcccttttctctgtaagaataaaaccgTGCCTTATATGGTATCTCATtaagatacatttaggggcatatttatcaagggtggaatttgaaaaatttcaaaattcaaattcaaaaagaccaactgaaattgagTCCGTTTTTTTTGGGCCGAGTAGGtaaattttcgatcgaataggtcaatattcagccgaatttgaatctTATGAATctaagtaatatcgcattcgatcgagttcaaattgaagtttttcccaaagtccaccaattgactccaaataggttctaggaaggctaaaacagcaactcggcaggttttaaatggcgaatgtggtccaatttttaaagagacagcacatgataaatttcgatattcaaatttttttgaaattcaaatcgaatttggactattccctagtcaaagtacacaaaaatagctcaaaattcaaagtttttgaatttgaaaattcaccttgacttttgataaatctgccccataatatttattgtatgcagaacaatcatattgggtttaattaatgcttgaaTGATTTATGGAAAgctcctggataacagatcatgtacttgttttgggtttttggataagagattccatacctgtactatgtttggCAAATTCTTCCCCATCAGATAAGCATTCTAAATAGCATGGAACATAGAGTAAGGgctatgaaaataataaatgttataactTTTTGTGTGTTGTTTTGACTTGTAGAGTAATGGAGAAAGAGCAAAAGAGGATGCAACCTGCAACTTTGAGAAGCTGTATAATGTCCTAGAAGAACGGAAAACTTTTGTTGTGAGGTCTATAGAAAACTCAAAGGCATTGCGCttagaaaaactcaaaaaccaggTGGAGGAGTACCAGGGACTCCTAGAAAATAATGGGCTTGTTGGTTATGCTCAGGAAGTGTTAAAGGAAACGGATCATTCTTGCTTTGTTCAGATTGCTAAACAATTGCAAACAAGGTAAAAATTGTGGGCTAAAGGATGAGCGAATAATAGTACTGGCTTAGTAAAATGGTCTTATTGAAATGTAATGCTCTTTCTAAAGGACTGCTCTGCAGACATTGTtgtataaatatctgtattttaaattaattataaccTTGTCCCGAATGTCAAACATGAACATTTTTACATGTTCATGTGTTTATCTCGAATACCATCAATATTCATAGACATGGGTGAGCTTCTGTGGGTTTATtggcaaatggtctttatttttccTATTACTTGTGGGATTTGAGTTATTAGATTTTTGTTCAGTAGGcctccagcttgcaattttagcaatctggttgctagggtccaatttcccaagtaaccatgcattgatttgaataagagacgggaacaTGAATAGacgagggcctgaatagagaaataagtaataacaagtagcaataacaatacatagtAGCCTTactgagaatttgtttttttagatggggtcagtgacccccatttaaaagctggagagagtcagaaaaagaaggcaaataattaaactataaaaaaataatgatggctatttgaaaagttgcttaaaattggccattctataacatactatcagttaaatgtaaaccacccctttaatattcaggCTAAATACTGTTTCATtgtaatttgattttaattttatagCCAGTTGACTGCCATGATGACTATTGTTTCCTGTACCATctaataaacacaataaacacattttatatatatatatatatatatatatatatatatatatatatatattttttcgcaaaactggagcactcatgtaCGTCAAAACAGCTGCCTAGGTGCGGtattcaaaaattatgtaaaccaattattgtacaaaaaaccgcacactcaggtcttctcaaaggtgaaaaaaaacatttattacgacgtttcgtaCTGAAGCCTCCACTTTGAGAAGACCTgagtgtgcggttttttgtacaataattggtttatatatatatatatatatatatatatatatatatatatatatatatatatatatatatatatatatatatatatatatatatatatatatatatatatatatatatatatatatatatatatatatatatatttatatatatttatatatatatatatatatatatatatatatatatatatatatatatatatatatatagtaatgttaCAACCTTTATACAACACATACAAATGTAcaaagttaatataaattaaaatgttttttttacatatcgcCTGTTTCAGAATTCAGAAAGCATCAGAGTCTCTGAAatctttccaacctgcagcacaGCCAGGGTTTGAAGAGTATTTTATTGATATGGCTAAGGAAGAAGATCTATTAGGTGAAATAGCCTTTTCCAAAGGTATGTTTTGCTGCACCCATTAATTGCTGCCTATCTATATTGCACTTTGTATTGTCTGTGTGATTGGAATTGAAACTATCAAACCACATTCTTTCAAGCTCTAGCTATGCCAGAAATCAACATGGAACAGAGCAAGATCTATAACAAAGCCAGGATTTGTTGGAATGAGCCCAGCGATTCCCTTTCCGCAGATAGCTATGTGCTTGAGTACCGCAGACTTGATAATAATGAGGATCTCTTATGGAATGAAATTGAAACAACCAATACCAGCAAGATCCTCACAGATCTTGACTTAAACAGTCAGTACTGCTTCAGAGTGAAAGGTTTCAGAGGTTCTACCAGCACTCCGCTCAGTAAGGAAATCCTCCTGCACACGCCGCCAGCCCCAGGTATAGATTTAGTTCTGAGATTTtaagtaaaaattttaatttaaaaatgtgtctaGAATTCTTTTCACCTTCTGAGGCGAATGACCGCTTCATGTGGGTTaatttgccttcctttggatcagctAGTAGCTAGGAAAGAAACTActgaataacatttttttgtcattttattttaaccTCTGCTACCATTTTACGTTACTAAGTTTACCCTGCAGTAGAGGTGCAGTTGCTGGAAATTGTGTGGGCCATGTGTGCCGTTGCTCTGAAGGTATCCATATACTGGCTAAACTTCCTTTGTTATTATATTATCGACCATACACAATAATGGAAAAATGCTATTTACTGTTCAGACTGCAAATAAAGAGATGCTGTGGCGTCTCATCTCAAGCACCGGACAAAGTGGTCATCCCcagattacattttcagtttGGACAGATCATCTGCAATTTGAAAGGATGGTCTTTTAAACCTGGCCCACTAGCCAACATAAGTTCATAGCCCATAAGTTCAGGGAGAATGGTCATAAATCTGCCTGTACAGAGCTGGGCATGCTTGGCCAGCTTAAAGaaataccgacacgttcctatataaatcataggaacatgttcAAATCAAGGAGTGGCTGCACGCcgaatattttcctctaaaagccGTCCCCACAAACCTTTGTTAAGCTGACCCTCCGACACAGCTAATGGCTGGGGGCagcgtgatccttccataggctaactACAAGTGTATACAGGAttgcagcctatggaaggatcactcctCCCCCAGCCCAGCATTACTGAAACAAACACAGAAGATCTGTTAGTGTCGGAGGCAGAATaaagagagaaggcgcacacccttaaaTCAAGCtgaggggtgctaatccataggggactccccataagggtctccatgtaaagctacaaatattgagagtaatggatagcacacccaatttaaaaaaaagtacatttattacaaaaaagaaaaggaaaaaatatgaaataatatattggtgagcccaacgcgtttcgaccttaagggtcttacTCAGgggcctttttaattttttgtttatttgtgcccctgaggaagacccttaagatTGAAATGTGTTGGGCTCACCAAtatatcatttaatattttttgtataatttttgtattttttcttttttgtaataaatttactattttttgtaaattggatgtgctatccattactcaatattagcagtgtcggagggtcggcttCACAAAGGTTTGCGGAGCTGGAGGCGGCTTTTATAGGAAAATATTCAGCGTGCAGCACCTCTATGATATGGACACTTTCCTATGATTTTCATAGGAATGTGACGGTATCTCTGGAGCTTGCATTTGCATTATGACAAAATAATCATGTCCTTTCATTGTCACAGAACTACAATTTTACATGTAAAAAGTAATTGTATGTTTCCGTTTTTGCAGTTTCATTTTGttaacctgttttttttgttttttgtccaAAGTTTTTAACTTTCTGTTTGATGACAAATGTGGATACAACAAAGAGCACCTAATGCTGAATGACCAGCTGGATACTGTGGAGAGCATGGCAGGGATTTCTCTATTGCTTGGAGCAGAACGTGTCCAAGTAGGCTGTTACACGTGCCTTGATTATATCATTGGTGACACTGGAATCACAAAGGGAAGACATTTCTGGTCCTTTTCCGTTGAGTCTCATTCATACCTGGTGAAAGTGGGCGTTGCATCTgatattaaattacaggaatggcTTCATAACCCACGGGACATAAGCAGTCCAAGGTAATTCTTTCTTGCATGGACTGTGAAAGACTGAAAAATAGTCTTCAGTCATTGTTACGTTTCCTAGgaaacacatttccattaaagGTCTTTCATTTCTTAGAGAAAtgctttacagggaaaaaaaaaaataacccatatTGATTTTCAAAGGTTTCTGACTGTTTCTGCATTGTGCTGTTGGAGGGTTCCAGTTTGTTTTCTCGCCTATTAATGCAGGACAGTGTGCctcctttagtaaaaaaaaacatgctgtccCTGGTTACTTTCTTACAAAGCACCATGCAACCATAGTTCTCCTGCTGCCAGATATAACTTATACAGCTTCTTGGGAAAGTGGGAAAACATGGTGGCAACATGCTTTGTAAGAAACGACTCTAGTGGTGCACAAGTCTTGGCTAAAAGGTGAGCTATTTTAGCACTGTGGGGGTGGATGACGGAGACACAGAGTAAAgacacacacagagctactagtagcacctatttgtcacggctacaaaacaccagaaaatattgCCTTAGCTAAAACACGCAAAAAACAGGATTTGTTTCAGGGTTTGGCCAATTCCTAGCACattttgcaggattcagattcatccaATTCCTAAATGTTTGGCAAAATTGAATTCAACGGATGCAATCAGAGTTCATTATGCAAAGGGTTGTTCAGTATTTGGCAATTTAGATTCAATGTACATCCAAAATCAGCattgaaggacaaggaaagttaaactaaagtaagtaagctagaaatgttgtgcattatgttttgggcttctgtaccaaccccaggcaaccacagttgcagtaaagatctgtgtctccaaagatgccccagtagctccccatcttctttcctgctgattcactgcacatgctctgtgctgctgtcacttactgagcttaggaccCACTCAAAACATActttacacatagaaaataaatcacagtcacagtataaggctgattagtaattaatacaaataaattacTACATGactgcacagaaaccaatgcaactagcatcagaatttaataatcagccctctaGCATTGGCTtttatgacaggccaacctcatttttatgctggataatttgtgatgacccctaagcttagcttctcaacagctgctcagagcccactgagaatgtgagagacattttccaagatggtgtccccctgtgacaagtcctggattat from Xenopus laevis strain J_2021 chromosome 1S, Xenopus_laevis_v10.1, whole genome shotgun sequence harbors:
- the trim36.S gene encoding E3 ubiquitin-protein ligase TRIM36 isoform X6, with translation MEQTGRRASVGGQQGAIKNIERELVCPSCKELYTHPLILPCQHNICHKCLKELLYLTLEDYTDVSSEASTPGSPRIRLTSTSVERIDRLVRSGSKRNSLTPKITTIACPGCLHDVDLGERGINGLFRNVTLETIVERYRQAARAATAIMCDYCKPPAQESTKTCMDCSASFCNECFKINHPWGTIKAQHEYVGPSNQFRPKVLMCPEHEMEKVNMYCEICRRPVCHLCKLGGAHANHKVTTMSTAYKTLKEKLTKGISYLISKESQVKDQISELETLIEQTESNGERAKEDATCNFEKLYNVLEERKTFVVRSIENSKALRLEKLKNQVEEYQGLLENNGLVGYAQEVLKETDHSCFVQIAKQLQTRIQKASESLKSFQPAAQPGFEEYFIDMAKEEDLLGEIAFSKALAMPEINMEQSKIYNKARICWNEPSDSLSADSYVLEYRRLDNNEDLLWNEIETTNTSKILTDLDLNSQYCFRVKGFRGSTSTPLSKEILLHTPPAPVFNFLFDDKCGYNKEHLMLNDQLDTVESMAGISLLLGAERVQVGCYTCLDYIIGDTGITKGRHFWSFSVESHSYLVKVGVASDIKLQEWLHNPRDISSPRYDQDSGHDSGSEDTSYDSSQPFTLATIGMKKFFIPKSSHVAGATTDRVLPLPTRIGICLDYDEGKVGYYDANNMKCLYERDVDCIGTMYPAFALLGGGTIHLEEVITANHLDYSNEI
- the trim36.S gene encoding E3 ubiquitin-protein ligase TRIM36 isoform X8, whose translation is MCDYCKPPAQESTKTCMDCSASFCNECFKINHPWGTIKAQHEYVGPSNQFRPKVLMCPEHEMEKVNMYCEICRRPVCHLCKLGGAHANHKVTTMSTAYKTLKEKLTKGISYLISKESQVKDQISELETLIEQTESNGERAKEDATCNFEKLYNVLEERKTFVVRSIENSKALRLEKLKNQVEEYQGLLENNGLVGYAQEVLKETDHSCFVQIAKQLQTRIQKASESLKSFQPAAQPGFEEYFIDMAKEEDLLGEIAFSKALAMPEINMEQSKIYNKARICWNEPSDSLSADSYVLEYRRLDNNEDLLWNEIETTNTSKILTDLDLNSQYCFRVKGFRGSTSTPLSKEILLHTPPAPVFNFLFDDKCGYNKEHLMLNDQLDTVESMAGISLLLGAERVQVGCYTCLDYIIGDTGITKGRHFWSFSVESHSYLVKVGVASDIKLQEWLHNPRDISSPRYDQDSGHDSGSEDTSYDSSQPFTLATIGMKKFFIPKSSHVAGATTDRVLPLPTRIGICLDYDEGKVGYYDANNMKCLYERDVDCIGTMYPAFALLGGGTIHLEEVITANHLDYSNEI